The following are from one region of the Girardinichthys multiradiatus isolate DD_20200921_A chromosome 9, DD_fGirMul_XY1, whole genome shotgun sequence genome:
- the ccn1 gene encoding CCN family member 1 codes for MLMSTFFVFFLESLHLVLSSSSSCPSVCECPLEMSKCAPGVSVVLDGCGCCKVCARQLNEDCNLTEPCDHTKGLECNFGASFAAATTRGICRAKSEGRPCEYNSRIYQNGESFQPNCKHQCTCIDGAVGCVPLCPQELSLPNLGCANPRLVKVAGQCCEEWVCDDGKETDILEKIFGKDMVTEELERDLTKKNELIAIFKGGLKSLPAFRPQPEVHMFDSQKCIVQTTPWSHCSKSCGTGISTRVTNNNSECKLVKETRICEVRPCTQSPHSSLKKGKKCSRTKKSSQPVKFNFAGCSSLKKYRPRYCGACVDGRCCSPHDTRTIRVRFRCEDGETFHKNIMMIESCKCTYNCPHANEASYPFYRLSNDIHKFRD; via the exons ATGCTGATGTCTACTTTTTTCGTTTTCTTCCTTGAAAGCCTTCACCTG GTcctctcctcatcctcctcttgCCCATCCGTGTGTGAGTGTCCCCTCGAAATGTCCAAGTGCGCACCCGGCGTGAGCGTGGTCCTGGACGGCTGCGGATGCTGCAAAGTTTGCGCCAGGCAGCTGAATGAGGACTGCAATCTGACCGAGCCCTGTGACCACACCAAGGGACTGGAGTGTAACTTTGGGGCCAGTTTTGCTGCTGCTACAACTCGAGGCATCTGTCGTG CCAAGTCAGAGGGCAGACCCTGTGAGTACAACAGCAGGATCTATCAGAATGGAGAGAGTTTCCAGCCCAACTGTAAACATCAATGCACATGCATTGATGGAGCAGTGGGATGTGTCCCGCTTTGCCCACAAGAGCTCTCCCTGCCCAACCTGGGCTGTGCCAATCCCAGACTGGTGAAAGTTGCTGGCCAGTGCTGTGAAGAGTGGGTGTGCGATGATGGCAAGGAGACAGACATCTTAGAAAAGATCTTTGGCAAAGACATGGTGACTGAAGAGCTAGAGAGAGACCTCACCAAGAAGAATGAGCTCATTGCAATTTTCAAGGGAGGACTCAAGTCCCTACCTG CATTCAGACCACAGCCTGAAGTCCATATGTTTGACAGTCAAAAGTGCATCGTCCAAACCACACCTTGGTCCCACTGCTCCAAGAGCTGTGGAACCGGCATCTCCACCAGAGTGACTAACAACAACAGCGAGTGCAAACTGGTCAAAGAGACACGTATCTGTGAAGTGCGTCCATGCACCCAGTCACCCCACTCCAGTCTGAAA AAAGGAAAGAAGTGTAGCAGAACCAAGAAGTCCAGCCAGCCTGTGAAGTTCAACTTCGCTGGTTGCTCCAGCTTGAAGAAGTACCGACCTAGGTACTGCGGAGCCTGTGTGGATGGCCGCTGCTGCAGTCCCCACGACACCAGAACCATCCGGGTGAGGTTCCGCTGTGAGGACGGGGAGACCTTCCATAAGAACATCATGATGATTGAGTCCTGCAAGTGCACATACAACTGTCCACATGCCAACGAAGCCTCCTACCCCTTCTACCGCCTCTCCAATGACATCCACAAGTTCAGAGACTGA